Proteins encoded by one window of Antechinus flavipes isolate AdamAnt ecotype Samford, QLD, Australia chromosome 4, AdamAnt_v2, whole genome shotgun sequence:
- the LOC127561308 gene encoding LOW QUALITY PROTEIN: olfactory receptor 6Y1-like (The sequence of the model RefSeq protein was modified relative to this genomic sequence to represent the inferred CDS: substituted 1 base at 1 genomic stop codon): MNTKLQGEDNWTVTTQFILLGFPTHSTIQLLLFSFFLVAYLLTLLDNFMIILAIRSDGQLHKPMYFFLSHLSFLEMWYGTVISLKMLVDFLSHDKSISFAGXMTQLYFFVTFVCIEYIFLAVMAFDHYVAICNPLRYPAIMSNQLCCALAGGCWFCGLMTAMIKMVFIARLRYCGKPHINHYFCDISPLLNVSCEDSSQAELVDFFLALMVIAVPLCIVVASYVAIITTILKIPSAQGRYKAFSTCASHLTVVILFYSTTLFTYARPKLMYAYNSNKVVSVLYTVIVPLLNPVIYCLRNREIKVALKKTILCRVGGNGEDRALHT, translated from the coding sequence ATGAATACCAAGCTCCAAGGGGAGGACAACTGGACAGTTACCACCCAATTTATCCTTCTGGGATTCCCCACACATTCTACCATTCAGCTactccttttctcattctttctggtAGCTTACCTGCTGACCTTGCTGGATAACTTTATGATCATCCTTGCCATTCGTAGTGATGGGCAACTCCACAAGCCCATGTACTTTTTCTTGAGCCATCTTTCCTTCCTAGAGATGTGGTATGGCACTGTCATCAGTCTCAAAATGCTGGTGGATTTCCTCAGCCATGACAAGAGCATCTCATTTGCAGGCTGAATGACCCAACTCTACTTTTTTGTTACCTTTGTCTGTATTGAGTACATATTCCTTGCTGTTATGGCCTTTGACCATTATGTAGCCATTTGCAACCCACTCCGCTACCCAGCCATTATGAGCAACCAGCTCTGCTGTGCCCTTGCTGGGGGCTGCTGGTTCTGTGGCCTGATGACTGCCATGATCAAGATGGTTTTCATTGCTCGACTCCGCTATTGTGGCAAGCCCCACATCAACCACTACTTCTGTGACATCTCCCCACTCCTCAATGTCTCCTGTGAGGATTCCTCCCAGGCTGAGCTGGTAGACTTTTTCTTGGCTCTAATGGTTATTGCTGTCCCACTCTGTATAGTAGTAGCATCTTATGTTGCTATCATCACCACCATCCTAAAGATTCCTTCTGCCCAGGGCCGCTACAAAGCCTTCTCCACCTGTGCTTCTCACCTCACAgttgtcattctcttttattCCACCACCCTCTTCACCTATGCTCGACCCAAACTCATGTATGCCTACAATTCCAATAAGGTGGTCTCTGTACTGTACACAGTCATTGTCCCGCTCCTTAACCCAGTCATCTACTGCCTGAGGAATCGAGAGATAAAGGTGGCCTTGAAAAAGACCATTCTTTGCAGGGTTGGGGGAAATGGGGAAGACAGAGCTTTGCATACTTGA
- the LOC127558692 gene encoding olfactory receptor 6P1-like, whose protein sequence is MGNWSGTHVEKFILVGFPTSQPLQLFLFVLFLIFYLITVLENALIVSTIWLTPALHRPMYFFLGHLSFLEMWYINVTVPRLLRAFLNQDLWISFVGCMTQLYFFIGLACTECVLLAVMAYDRYLAICEPLRYSSLMPSTLAILLAAASWGSGFFSSMVKLLFISRLSYCGPNVINHFFCDISPLLNLTCTDKEQAEMVDFLLALIMILLPLLAVASSYAVIIMTILKIPTAQRRKKAFSTCASHLAVVIIFYSSSLFTYARPRAMYAFNYNKIISVLYTVIVPLLNPAIYCLRNKEIKDALKKTVLGRCHHLGDSRD, encoded by the coding sequence ATGGGAAATTGGAGTGGAACCCATGTAGAGAAATTCATTCTGGTGGGCTTTCCTACATCACAACCTCTTCAGCTGTTTCTCTTTGTCCTCTTTCTGATCTTCTACCTGATTACTGTGCTGGAGAATGCTCTGATTGTGTCTACTATATGGCTCACACCTGCCCTCCACCGTCCAATGTATTTTTTCTTGGGGCATCTGTCCTTCTTGGAGATGTGGTACATCAATGTTACTGTCCCTCGCCTATTGAGAGCCTTCCTTAACCAAGATCTTTGGATTTCCTTTGTGGGCTGTATGACCCAGCTCTACTTTTTCATCGGGCTGGCCTGCACTGAATGTGTCCTTTTAGCTGTCATGGCTTATGATCGATACCTGGCCATCTGTGAGCCCCTTCGCTACTCCAGCCTCATGCCTTCAACTCTAGCTATCCTCCTTGCAGCAGCTTCCTGGGGCAGTGGCTTTTTTAGCTCTATGGTGAAGCTCTTATTCATTTCTCGGCTATCCTATTGTGGACCCAATGTCATCAACCACTTCTTCTGTGACATCTCTCCTCTTCTCAACCTCACTTGTACAGACAAGGAACAAGCTGAGATGGTAGATTTCCTCCTGGCCTTGATAATGATTTTGCTTCCTTTGCTGGCAGTTGCATCCTCTTATGCTGTCATCATTATGACCATCCTTAAGATTCCTACtgctcagagaaggaaaaaggccTTTTCAACCTGTGCTTCACACTTGGCAGTAgttattattttctattcctcCAGCCTCTTCACATATGCTCGACCTCGGGCTATGTATGCATTTAACTACAATAAAAtcatatctgttttatatactGTTATTGTGCCTCTCCTCAATCCTGCCATCTACTGCCTGAGgaacaaggaaataaaagatgCTTTAAAGAAAACAGTACTGGGACGGTGTCACCATCTTGGGGATTCTCGAGATTGA
- the LOC127561309 gene encoding olfactory receptor 10R2-like → MIPSANFTRINEFLLLGFSYLQEKQLMLFPLFFCLYLLILSGNITTVTAIFLEHKLHTPMYYFLSILSISETFYTIVILPKMLLNLLSVLRTISFISCAVQMFFFAGFAVNNCLLLGVMGYDRYAAICHPLRYPILMSWRVCGQLSITCGILGFMTALIMVNMIFSLPFCNSNKINHYFCDISPVIRLACTDSETREFIIFILGALVLVIPFFFICITYLYILKTIMKIPSTEGKKKAFSTCASHLTVVIIHYGCASFIYLRPTASCISNKDRIATVTYTIITPLLNPIVYSLRNKDVQMAIRKVLSRKFHLK, encoded by the coding sequence ATGATTCCTTCAGCCAACTTTACCAGGATTAATGAGTTCCTATTGCTGGGCTTCTCTTATCTCCAGGAAAAGCAGCTTATGCTTTTCCCACTCTTCTTCTGTCTTTATCTGCTTATTCTGAGTGGGAACATTACTACAGTGACTGCCATCTTCCTGGAACACAAACTTCACACTCCAATGTACTACTTCCTGAGTATTCTTTCTATCTCTGAGACTTTCTATACCATTGTCATCCTGCCCAAGATGCTCCTTAACCTTCTTTCTGTACTCAGAACTATCTCCTTCATCAGTTGTGCTGTCCAGATGTTTTTCTTTGCTGGCTTTGCTGTCAACAACTGCCTGCTGCTTGGGGTAATGGGTTATGACCGCTATGCTGCTATCTGCCACCCTCTGCGCTACCCAATTCTCATGAGCTGGAGAGTATGTGGGCAGCTGTCAATCACCTGTGGCATTTTAGGTTTTATGACCGCACTAATTATGGTTAACATGATCTTTAGTCTCCCCTTTTGTAATTCCAACAAAATCAACCACTATTTTTGTGATATTTCACCTGTTATTAGGCTTGCCTGTACAGACTCAGAAACTCgtgaatttatcattttcatcCTTGGTGCTCTTGTACTTGTGatcccctttttctttatttgtattacCTATCTCTATATATTGAAAACCATCATGAAAATCCCCTCaactgaagggaagaaaaaggccTTCTCTACCTGTGCTTCTCATCTCACAGTGGTAATCATTCACTACGGCTGTGCTTCCTTCATCTACCTGAGACCCACAGCCAGTTGTATTTCCAATAAGGACCGCATAGCCACAGTGACATACACCATCATCACACCTCTGTTGAATCCTATAGTGTATAGTCTCAGAAATAAAGATGTACAAATGGCCATCAGGAAGGTGTTGAGCaggaaatttcacttaaaatga